One part of the Ziziphus jujuba cultivar Dongzao chromosome 2, ASM3175591v1 genome encodes these proteins:
- the LOC107418286 gene encoding uncharacterized protein LOC107418286 translates to MAIVDDEKTLQEELSISILLADRVVKLVQDSESSKQECIDLAERVENLSQMLRSAARVAATTQSLYERPVRRIVADVAKNLDRALTLVRKRKHNGVLRQVFAITTTADFRKVANLLESSIGDLRWLLSIFDSDGANLSLPPIASNDPILSWVWSYIATIQMGQLKERVDAANELASLARDNERNKKIIVDEGGVSPLLKLLKEGSSPDAQIAAATALFNIATDEERVVYIIDAQGIPMIVKVLGDSPMKVQVSVVKLVSRMAELDPVAKEEFARENVTRPLVSLMSMDTVLDDPKIQSGKTSIHSIVQIKKELSVKPTNNHNTHLSLSTSSSFSSHGGGHHYRKEREVELPDVKLKLKVVCAEALWKLSKDSLSNSRKITETKGMICLAKIIEKEEGELQLNCLMTVMEIAAVAESNPDLRRAAFKTTAPAAKAVMDQLLRVVKEETNPALQIPAIKAIGCLARTFPARETRIIGPLVSHLSDKNADVATEAAIALEKFVCMENFNCVEHSKAIIEYGGVPPMMSLLRADGPAQMHSLVLLCYLALHVGNSKALEQARALNALEAARSFVAQHPDLRDLYAKANHHLTLYQAGAHPHRP, encoded by the coding sequence ATGGCGATTGTCGACGACGAAAAGACACTGCAAGAGGAGCTCAGTATCTCAATCTTACTCGCCGACCGAGTCGTCAAGCTGGTCCAAGATTCCGAATCTTCCAAGCAGGAATGCATTGACCTCGCCGAGAGGGTAGAGAATCTCTCCCAGATGCTCCGCTCGGCCGCACGAGTCGCCGCCACGACTCAGTCCCTCTACGAACGACCTGTCCGCCGAATCGTTGCCGACGTCGCCAAAAATCTCGATCGTGCCCTCACTTTGGTCCGTAAGCGAAAGCACAACGGTGTTCTCCGTCAGGTTTTCGCCATCACAACCACCGCCGATTTCCGAAAAGTCGCGAACCTTCTCGAATCCTCGATCGGCGACTTGAGGTGGCTTCTCTCCATCTTCGATTCAGATGGTGCTAACCTCTCTCTGCCTCCGATCGCTAGCAACGACCCGATTCTTTCATGGGTTTGGTCGTACATAGCGACTATCCAAATGGGTCAGCTCAAAGAGCGTGTCGACGCAGCTAACGAGCTCGCTTCGCTTGCGAGAGACAACGAGCGGAACAAGAAGATAATTGTGGACGAAGGTGGGGTTTCGCCTTTGTTGAAGCTGCTCAAGGAGGGTTCTTCTCCCGATGCTCAAATTGCGGCTGCCACTGCGCTTTTCAATATCGCCACGGATGAAGAGAGGGTCGTCTATATCATCGATGCGCAGGGGATTCCGATGATCGTTAAGGTTCTTGGGGATTCACCGATGAAGGTTCAGGTTTCGGTGGTGAAGTTGGTATCGAGGATGGCAGAACTTGACCCAGTTGCAAAGGAGGAATTTGCTAGAGAGAATGTAACTAGGCCTTTAGTTTCTTTGATGTCTATGGATACGGTTCTTGATGATCCGAAAATCCAATCGGGTAAGACTAGTATTCATTCAATTGTTCAGATTAAAAAAGAGTTATCTGTAAAACCAACTAATAATCATAATACCCATTTGAGTTTGTCAACTAGTTCTTCGTTTTCTTCGCATGGTGGTGGTCACCATTATAGGAAGGAGAGGGAGGTTGAATTACCTGACGTGAAGCTTAAGCTTAAGGTTGTTTGTGCTGAGGCTCTGTGGAAACTCTCTAAAGATAGTTTGTCTAATAGTAGAAAAATTACTGAGACAAAAGGAATGATTTGTTTGGCTAAGATTATTGAGAAGGAAGAAGGGGAATTGCAGCTTAATTGTTTAATGACTGTTATGGAGATAGCTGCTGTAGCCGAATCCAATCCCGACCTTAGACGAGCAGCGTTTAAGACTACTGCTCCGGCTGCAAAGGCGGTTATGGATCAGCTTCTGAGGGTTGTTAAAGAGGAAACTAATCCGGCATTGCAAATTCCTGCCATTAAAGCAATTGGGTGCTTGGCTCGAACTTTTCCTGCCAGGGAAACACGGATCATCGGTCCTTTGGTTTCGCACTTGAGTGATAAGAATGCGGATGTTGCAACAGAGGCTGCTATTGCATTGGAGAAGTTTGTGTGCatggaaaattttaattgtGTGGAGCATTCGAAGGCGATTATAGAATATGGGGGTGTTCCTCCTATGATGAGTTTACTGCGAGCTGATGGCCCAGCCCAAATGCATAGCCTAGTACTGCTTTGTTACCTTGCATTGCATGTAGGGAACAGCAAGGCTCTTGAACAAGCTCGTGCTTTGAATGCCCTGGAGGCGGCTCGTTCTTTCGTAGCTCAACATCCTGATTTGAGGGACTTGTATGCCAAAGCCAATCACCATCTTACTCTTTATCAGGCTGGAGCTCATCCCCACAGACCATGA
- the LOC107418308 gene encoding uncharacterized protein LOC107418308 yields the protein MPLLLAPYYQIQTLIPHPFQNSSSSRRRINTTTCPKQLVFPRSFSRTPIHFRSITPTSQQTHHHSPNPQSNKTQDDGIPFEDVKLLVKFKSRHNYIRVLEVSRKADHPFAGSRLLLLDGPGNIHSIYFPLKPFTDTYLDVFATFPPILPPGPIGILGFGAGSAARLILELYPQVVVHGWELDPSVIGVGREYFGLSKLEKQYPDRLFVYVGNALAANVRGGFSGILVDLFCNGSLVPELQDPKTWEKLRKCLRKGGRVMVNVGGSCVEAEDSRRNGKVVMEDTLKAMRRVFRDKLFVLSLGNRKEDSSVALTGALPDLDVWKKVLPGSLVGYVDMWMPHTS from the coding sequence ATGCCACTCTTACTAGCTCCCTACTACCAAATTCAAACGTTGATTCCCCACCCATTTCAAAATTCATCTTCTTCTCGCCGGAGGATCAACACCACCACCTGTCCGAAACAACTGGTTTTCCCTAGGAGTTTTTCTAGAACACCCATTCATTTCCGTTCGATAACACCCACATCCCAACAGACCCACCACCACTCCCCAAACCCTCAAAGCAATAAGACCCAAGACGATGGCATTCCATTCGAGGACGTCAAGCTCCTGGTCAAGTTCAAGTCCAGGCACAACTACATTCGGGTCCTCGAGGTCTCCCGGAAAGCCGACCACCCATTTGCCGGTTCGAGGCTACTACTTCTCGATGGCCCTGGAAATATCCACAGCATTTATTTTCCCTTAAAGCCTTTCACTGACACTTACTTGGACGTTTTCGCTACTTTTCCGCCTATTTTGCCTCCCGGACCCATCGGAATTCTCGGGTTCGGTGCTGGTTCGGCGGCGCGTTTGATCCTTGAATTGTATCCCCAAGTGGTGGTTCATGGTTGGGAGCTTGACCCTTCTGTGATTGGCGTTGGGAGAGAGTATTTTGGCCTTTCGAAGCTTGAGAAACAATACCCAGATAGGCTTTTCGTTTACGTTGGAAATGCGTTGGCGGCTAATGTAAGAGGAGGGTTCTCGGGGATTTTGGTTGATTTGTTTTGCAATGGTAGTTTGGTTCCTGAGCTTCAGGATCCAAAGACTTGGGAAAAGCTCAGAAAGTGTTTGAGAAAAGGCGGGAGAGTAATGGTGAATGTAGGAGGTAGTTGTGTGGAGGCCGAGGATTCAAGAAGAAATGGGAAGGTAGTTATGGAAGACACTTTGAAGGCAATGCGGCGGGTTTTCCGCGACAAACTTTTCGTTTTGAGCCTTGGGAACAGGAAGGAAGATAGCTCTGTTGCTCTCACAGGGGCTTTGCCGGATCTTGACGTGTGGAAGAAGGTTCTTCCTGGTTCTTTGGTGGGTTATGTTGATATGTGGATGCCACATACCAGTTAG
- the LOC107418307 gene encoding histone deacetylase 6 yields MEESFGGASLPSGPDAKKRIVSYFYEPTIGDYYYGQGHPMKPHRIRMAHNLIVHYGLHRRMEINRPFPAAPLDIRRFHSEDYVDFLSSVSPETLGEIVYSRHLKRFNVGEDCPVFHGLFGFCQASAGGSIGAAVKLNRGDADIAINWAGGLHHAKKSEASGFCYVNDIVLGILELLKVHRRVLYVDIDVHHGDGVEEAFYTTDRVMTVSFHKFGDFFPGTGHIKDTGAEGGKSYALNVPLNDGLDDESFRGLFRPIIQKVMEVYQPDAVVLQCGADSLSGDRLGCFNLSVKGHADCLHFLRSFNVPLMVLGGGGYTIRNVARCWCYETAVAVGVEPDNKLPYNEYYEYFGPDYTLHIEPCNMENLNSHKDMEKIRTTLLEQLSRLPHAPSVPFQTTPSTTQVPEEEEEDLDRRPKRRIWNGESYDSDPDEDEDLKPRNRSSSTVIQPLTNTEMRDVKDEMEEDKPEDFRTS; encoded by the exons ATGGAGGAGTCGTTTGGAGGAGCATCGTTGCCTTCAGGTCCAGACGCGAAGAAGCGGATAGTGAGCTACTTCTACGAGCCCACGATCGGCGATTACTACTACGGCCAAGGCCACCCGATGAAGCCCCACAGAATCCGAATGGCCCACAATCTTATCGTCCACTACGGTCTGCACCGTCGGATGGAGATCAACCGCCCTTTCCCCGCCGCACCTTTGGACATCCGCCGCTTCCACTCCGAGGACTACGTCGATTTCCTCTCCTCCGTTAGCCCCGAGACCCTTGGCGAGATCGTCTACTCTCGCCACCTCAAGAGGTTCAATGTCGGCGAGGACTGTCCGGTCTTTCATGGTCTCTTCGGTTTCTGTCAGGCCTCCGCTGGTGGCTCCATTGGTGCCGCCGTGAAGCTCAATCGCGGCGATGCCGATATTGCCATTAATTGGGCTGGTGGGTTGCACCATGCTAAGAAGTCTGAGGCCTCTGGTTTCTGTTATGTTAATGATATTGTTCTTGGTATTCTCGAACTTCTCAAGGTTCACAGG CGTGTACTGTATGTGGATATTGATGTCCACCATGGAGATGGTGTTGAAGAGGCATTTTACACCACTGACAGAGTGATGACTGTGTCTTTCCATAAATTTGGGGATTTCTTTCCAGGTACTGGGCACATTAAGGACACTGGGGCAGAGGGTGGGAAGAGTTATGCCTTGAATGTCCCACTAAATGATGGACTGGATGATGAGAGTTTCCGTGGTCTGTTTCGGCCAATCATCCAAAAAGTCATGGAGGTGTATCAGCCAGATGCAGTTGTTCTTCAATGTGGAGCAGATTCATTATCTGGTGATCGCTTGGGCTGCTTCAACTTGTCTGTCAAAGGCCATGCTGATTGCCTTCATTTCCTAAGATCCTTTAATGTCCCTTTGATGGTCTTGGGTGGGGGAGGATATACAATAAGGAATGTTGCTCGCTGCTGGTGCTATGAG ACAGCAGTTGCAGTTGGGGTTGAACCGGATAATAAATTGCCATACAATgaatattatgaatattttggCCCAGATTACACTCTGCATATCGAGCCCTGCAACATGGAGAATCTAAACTCTCACAAAGATATGGAGAAAATAAG GACTACACTATTGGAGCAACTTTCTAGACTACCACATGCACCCAGTGTACCTTTTCAGACAACACCATCAACTACCCAAGTTCCTGAAGAG GAAGAAGAGGATCTTGATCGAAGACCAAAGCGTCGCATTTGGAATGGTGAGAGTTATGATTCTGATCCTGATGAAGACGAAGATTTAAAACCTCGGAATAGAAGCTCAAGTACTGTTATTCAGCCACTCACTAACACTGAGATGAG GGATGTTAAAGATGAGATGGAAGAAGATAAACCAGAAGATTTTCGAACATCTTGA
- the LOC107418291 gene encoding transcription factor MYB61 has protein sequence MGRHSCCLKQKLRKGLWSPEEDEKLFNYITRFGVGCWSSVPKLAGLQRCGKSCRLRWINYLRPDLKRGMFSQQEEDLIISLHEVLGNRWAQIAAQLPGRTDNEIKNFWNSCLKKKLMKQGIDPTTHKPLSDVDVKDKNNCTEKESNLPNIPQPQGLSTAPSSMASQGPAFLGTDSNYYEGGGGITEDSKEQFMNKQAFDSLSYYEFQMGLETCGYSNSDLVASQYQNSVRPCSSFNQNQNYVTNTSSFGGFSSMPSLANSDHGNMSGTDFSDNSASKVSSCFFMNNEVKESSSNSSNVSNYAGYQMSNNSNNNNMVENNAGAFSWDSETKLESLFQFQVNGIRSEEFMKPSSWQGQLHVQNSVDFSSYPLTSLSEDLTGANFDVFQQI, from the exons ATGGGACGCCATTCTTGTTGTTTGAAGCAGAAATTAAGAAAAGGTTTATGGTCACctgaagaagatgaaaaattGTTCAATTACATTACTCGTTTTGGTGTCGGTTGCTGGAGTTCAGTTCCGAAGCTTGCTG GTTTGCAAAGGTGTGGAAAGAGCTGCAGATTAAGATGGATAAACTATCTGAGACCTGATTTAAAGAGAGGAATGTTTTCACAGCAAGAAGAGGATCTCATTATTAGTCTTCATGAAGTTCTTGGCAATAG gtggGCACAAATTGCAGCACAATTACCAGGAAGAACAGATAATGAAATCAAGAACTTTTGGAATTCATGCTTGAAGAAGAAATTAATGAAGCAAGGTATTGACCCAACCACACATAAACCACTAAGTGATGTGGATGTGAAAGATAAAAACAATTGTACAGAAAAAGAATCAAACTTGCCAAATATTCCACAACCACAAGGACTTTCAACAGCACCATCATCAATGGCTTCACAAGGACCAGCATTTCTTGGTACTGATTCAAATTACTacgaaggaggaggaggaattACAGAAGATTCAAAAGAGCAATTCATGAACAAGCAAGCATTCGATTCTCTATCTTACTATGAATTCCAAATGGGTTTAGAAACTTGTGGGTATTCCAATTCAGATCTTGTTGCTTCTCAGTATCAGAATTCCGTCAGACCCTGCAGCTCTTTCAATCAGAACCAGAATTATGTAACAAATACATCAAGCTTTGGTGGGTTTTCATCAATGCCAAGCTTGGCAAATTCTGATCATGGAAATATGTCAGGGACGGATTTCTCTGACAACTCTGCATCAAAAGTGAGTTCTTGCTTCTTCATGAACAATGAAGTGAAAGAAAGCTCAAGCAATAGCTCAAATGTCAGCAACTATGCTGGTTACCAAATgagcaacaacagcaacaacaacaatatgGTGGAAAATAATGCAGGTGCATTTTCTTGGGATTCTGAGACCAAATTGGAATCTTTGTTCCAGTTTCAAGTCAATGGGATAAGATCAGAGGAATTCATGAAACCCAGTTCATGGCAAGGACAACTTCATGTTCAAAATTCAGTAGATTTCAGTAGCTATCCATTAACGTCGCTATCAGAAGATCTAACAGGTGCTAATTTTGATGTTTTCCAGCAAATATGA